In a genomic window of Nostoc sp. UHCC 0870:
- the accD gene encoding acetyl-CoA carboxylase, carboxyltransferase subunit beta: MANNEESRGLKSLFDWFANRRKSGATNPERQEREIADGLWHKCTKCGVLTYTKDLLANQMVCAECGHHNRVDSDERIRQLTDQNTWRPIDENLRPTDPLQFRDRKAYSDRLREMEDKLGLLDAVKTGLGQINGLPIALAVMDFRFMGGSMGSVVGEKITRLIEQATQRRYPVVIVCTSGGARMQEGMLSLMQMAKISAALERHRDAKLLYIPILTNPTTGGVTASFAMLGDIILAEPKATIGFAGRRVIEQTLREKLPDDFQTAEDLLKHGFVDDIVPRTQLKSTLTKLIALHQPIPTAPPMVLWETMSLSTTAVD; encoded by the coding sequence ATGGCAAACAACGAAGAATCACGCGGTTTAAAGTCTCTATTTGATTGGTTCGCAAATCGCCGTAAGTCGGGAGCAACCAACCCCGAACGCCAAGAACGTGAGATTGCTGACGGGCTATGGCACAAATGTACTAAATGCGGTGTCTTGACCTATACTAAAGACCTTCTAGCCAATCAAATGGTGTGTGCTGAATGCGGACATCATAATCGGGTAGACAGTGATGAACGTATCCGCCAATTGACAGATCAAAACACCTGGCGGCCAATTGACGAAAATTTGCGACCTACAGATCCTTTGCAATTCCGCGATCGCAAAGCCTATAGCGATCGCCTGCGGGAAATGGAAGATAAACTAGGTCTTCTAGACGCAGTGAAAACTGGTTTGGGTCAAATCAACGGTTTACCCATTGCTCTAGCTGTGATGGATTTCCGCTTCATGGGCGGTAGTATGGGTTCTGTCGTGGGCGAAAAAATTACCCGCCTCATTGAACAAGCTACCCAACGACGTTACCCAGTCGTTATTGTCTGCACCTCCGGGGGAGCGAGAATGCAAGAAGGTATGCTCTCCCTCATGCAGATGGCGAAAATTTCCGCCGCCCTAGAACGTCACCGCGATGCTAAATTACTTTACATACCTATTTTGACTAATCCCACTACAGGCGGTGTAACAGCTAGCTTTGCCATGTTGGGAGATATTATTTTGGCAGAACCAAAAGCCACCATTGGTTTTGCAGGTCGGCGCGTGATTGAGCAAACCCTCAGAGAAAAACTACCAGACGATTTCCAAACGGCTGAAGACTTGCTCAAGCATGGTTTTGTTGATGACATTGTACCCCGTACCCAATTAAAGTCCACCCTAACCAAACTCATCGCTTTACACCAACCCATCCCTACCGCCCCTCCTATGGTGCTGTGGGAGACGATGAGTCTTAGTACCACAGCTGTTGATTGA